A portion of the Vanessa atalanta chromosome 14, ilVanAtal1.2, whole genome shotgun sequence genome contains these proteins:
- the LOC125069019 gene encoding KAT8 regulatory NSL complex subunit 3 encodes MVMATDVLYAEQQVRHEEPEVDGELGEATALHEQLVRHVLAVSGELESRSDVWGEHSYARAHGHATNSQVRALLPEPDPDLEPDDVIDVQTEQRRPPAPPLDECDDELDDEVGDDDDADDDWEERLVALAPSAAHVRLANVALSALRDLRLERLAGPRGRWARREGARAAARRLRGALAAHWAGGAGWLHAALGACLPRSLGALYAELATELRRALPRLADRLPMPRPASPYVDPLSAVNERRSASEPGPWLAWAPGGCEAEDERWVRRLGAALHTRRLRTAPDAGPAPPDRWCAAVAHDARSALGDLLTEAGRRAVILGGAGAGASLAAWLAAGAGAAARVRGLLLLAPPLLTAEGPRDCPDDVLEEVEVPLLAVVGGGAAQCWRGAAAEVASRFGAAERGARAARRVLLLAGADDALRLPRSHRRRLRLPQQALDAAVAEECARWAAEAAEGPAGAPGGAAALAGGVAGARRRGAEGEAARATPGASRSVDVIEGRVVSRVSGGSPLALLPPRRVESRAEPRAEPLAVADIMQLPIVFADDDPAAARTLADAALAPDASPLTVTSGAPGETRDERSRRRRGAGGGALRYTRVIVAKRGAARPAARAARPPARPVLLRRRAPPAPAAPPADCTEIDY; translated from the exons ATGGTGATGGCGACGGATGTCTTGTACGCTGAGCAACAAGTTAGGCATGAG GAACCAGAGGTTGACGGGGAGCTTGGGGAAGCAACAGCTCTGCACGAGCAACTCGTGAGACATGTACTAGCAGTCAGCGGGGAGTTA GAGTCGCGGTCAGACGTATGGGGCGAACACTCCTACGCCCGAGCCCACGGCCACGCGACCAACTCGCAAGTCCGCGCTCTGCTGCCCGAGCCCGACCCCGACCTCGAGCCCGACGACGTCATCGACGTCCAAACGGAACAGCGCAGACCGCCAGCGCCTCCGCTCGACGAATGCGACGACGAGCTCGACGACGAGGTCGGCGACGACGACGACGCGGACGACGACTGGGAGGAAAGACTGGTGGCCCTCGCGCCGAGCGCGGCGCACGTGCGACTCGCCAACGTGGCGCTGAGCGCGCTGCGCGACCTGCGCCTCGAGCGCCTGGCCGGGCCGCGCGGGCGCTGGGCGCGGCGCGAgggcgcgcgggcggcggcgcggcgcctGCGCGGGGCGCTCGCCGCGCACTGGGCCGGCGGCGCGGGCTGGCTGCACGCCGCGCTCGGCGCCTGTCTGCCGCGCTCGCTGGGCGCGCTGTACGCGGAGCTGGCGACGGAGCTGCGGCGCGCCCTGCCGCGCCTCGCCGACCGCCTGCCGATGCCGCGCCCCGCGTCGCCCTACGTCGACCCGCTCTCGGCTGTTAACG AGCGGCGATCGGCCAGTGAGCCGGGGCCTTGGCTCGCCTGGGCGCCGGGAGGGTGCGAAGCCGAGGACGAGCGGTGGGTGCGGCGTCTCGGGGCGGCGCTGCACACGCGCCGGCTCCGCACCGCGCCCGACGCGGGGCCCGCCCCGCCCGACCGCTGGTGCGCGGCGGTGGCTCACGACGCGCGCTCCGCCCTGGGCGACCTGCTGACAGAGGCCGG GCGCCGCGCGGTGATCCTCGGCGGCGCGGGGGCGGGGGCGTCGCTGGCGGCGTGgctggcggcgggcgcgggggcgGCGGCGCGCGTGCGCGGGCTGCTGCTGCTGGCGCCGCCGCTGCTCACGGCCGAGGGGCCGCGCGACTGCCCCGACGACGTGCTGGAGGAG GTGGAGGTGCCGCTGCTGGCGGTGgtgggcggcggcgcggcgcagtgctggcgcggcgcggcggccGAGGTGGCGAGCCGCTTCGGCGCGGCGGAGCGcggcgcgcgggcggcgcggcgcgtgCTGCTGCTGGCGGGCGCGGACGACGCGCTGCGCCTGCCGCGCTCGCACCGCCGACGCCTGCGTCTCCCGCAGCAAGCGCTGGACGCCGCCGTTGCC GAGGAGTGCGCGCGCTGGGCGGCGGAAGCGGCAGAGGGGCCAGCGGGGGCCCCGGGGGGCGCTGCGGCGCTGGCGGGTGGCGTGGCGGGGGcccggcggcgcggcgcggagGGCGAGGCGGCGCGCGCGACGCCCGG aGCTTCCCGGTCGGTAGACGTAATAG AGGGTCGCGTCGTGTCGCGCGTGTCCGGGGGCTCGCCGCTGGCGCTCCTGCCGCCGCGCCGCGTGGAGTCGCGCGCCGAGCCGCGCGCCGAGCCGCTCGCCGTCGCCGACATCATGCAGCTGCCCATCGTGTTCGCCGACGACGACCCCGCCGCCGCGCGCACGCTCGCGG ACGCCGCTCTCGCGCCCGACGCCAGCCCGCTCACCGTGACCAGCGGCGCGCCGGGCGAGACGCGCGACGAGCGATCGCGGCGCCGGCGTGGCGCGGGAGGCGGCGCGCTGCGCTACACGCGCGTCATCGTGGCCAAGCGCGGTGCCGCCCgccccgccgcccgcgccgcgcgccccCCCGCGCGCCCCGTGCTGCTGCGGCGCCGCGCTCCCCCCGCGCctgccgcgccgcccgccgacTGTACtgaaattgattattaa